A single window of Onychostoma macrolepis isolate SWU-2019 chromosome 16, ASM1243209v1, whole genome shotgun sequence DNA harbors:
- the LOC131521956 gene encoding trafficking regulator of GLUT4 1-like, producing MDPSHSFNQPPEASNSSEKSGMTSAAPPAHQHNPAGYPPSFPSQPVPQGPYVQGLYPGQTVVMQPSVFVTATPLADPVSNYLAYSIFTMLCCCLPLGIAALIYSISTRDANYSGQRELAEKNSKTALILNHIGLGIGLVFIVVIIIIQIVISTTR from the exons ATGGATCCCAGCCACTCTTTCAATCAGCCTCCAGAGGCCTCAAATTCATCTGAGAAATCAGGGATGACTTCAGCAGCACCACCAGCACACCAGCACAATCCTGCTGGATATCCTCCTTCCTTTCCAAGCCAGCCAGTCCCCCAGGGCCCCTACGTCCAGGGGCTGTATCCAGGACAAACTGTGGTCATGCAGCCTTCGGTTTTTGTGACCGCCACTCCACTGGCTGATCCAGTGTCAAATTACCTGGCCTACTCCATCTTCACCATGCTGTGCTGTTGTTTACCTCTGGGCATTGCTGCGCTGATATACTCCATCTCT ACTCGAGATGCCAACTATTCAGGACAACGGGAATTAGCAGAGAAGAACTCCAAAACGGCGCTCATCCTGAATCACATCGGCCTTGGTATTGGCCTCGTTTTCATTGTAGTGATCATTATCATCCAGATTGTGATTTCGACTACTAGATAA